Proteins encoded in a region of the Candidatus Schekmanbacteria bacterium genome:
- a CDS encoding nucleotidyltransferase, which yields MNLLDRNIDKIKNICDKHKVSRLYVFGSILTNKFTKTSDIDFVVDFKNVSIYNYADNYFNLKA from the coding sequence ATGAATCTCCTTGATCGAAATATTGATAAGATAAAAAACATTTGTGATAAACATAAAGTATCAAGATTGTATGTTTTTGGTTCAATTTTAACAAATAAATTTACTAAAACAAGCGACATTGACTTTGTGGTCGACTTTAAGAATGTTAGCATTTATAATTACGCAGACAATTATTTTAACTTGAAAGC